A stretch of the Candidatus Saccharimonadales bacterium genome encodes the following:
- a CDS encoding alpha/beta fold hydrolase translates to MKPRFVFVHGNQSSTWQVPWAVWLKMNLTGMGYDTHFETMPDPHIARKDIWLPYLHDEVKVGPTDVLIGWSSGAVAAMRYAELYKLRGSILMSPCYTDLGDELEKQSGYYDAPWDWKAIKANQKKIALVYGDDDPYIPQSEFAYIAVHLGPDKFKIPGGGHFEKRQDFNELIRYIEQAYPPE, encoded by the coding sequence ATGAAACCTAGATTCGTGTTTGTACATGGCAATCAGTCGTCGACCTGGCAGGTGCCATGGGCTGTGTGGCTCAAAATGAATTTAACAGGGATGGGTTACGATACGCACTTCGAGACCATGCCCGACCCGCATATCGCCCGTAAGGACATTTGGCTGCCATATCTCCACGATGAAGTAAAAGTCGGTCCGACTGATGTATTGATCGGCTGGTCATCCGGGGCGGTTGCAGCTATGCGCTATGCAGAACTATATAAACTGCGCGGATCTATTTTGATGTCTCCATGCTATACCGATCTTGGCGATGAGCTGGAAAAGCAAAGCGGCTACTATGACGCGCCGTGGGACTGGAAAGCCATCAAAGCAAACCAAAAGAAAATCGCGCTCGTCTACGGCGACGACGATCCGTACATTCCGCAATCAGAATTTGCGTATATCGCTGTGCATCTTGGTCCGGATAAGTTCAAAATCCCTGGTGGTGGTCACTTCGAGAAACGCCAGGATTTCAATGAACTGATACGCTACATCGAACAAGCCTACCCGCCCGAATAA